The DNA segment ATATCTAATTTTACGCTAGGTAATGCTTGCCATAATTCATCATTATTATATTTATATGCAATTCCACCTGTTTCTGTCGAACCAAAAATTTGAATGATGTTTGAATTGAATTTATCTTTGAATTCTTTGGCATCATCTGCTAATAATGGAGCTGTTGAAGAAATAAATATAGATTTATTTAAATCTTTTTTTGAATTGATTTTATTTAGAGCTTTTATGTAAAGAGGAGTAGTAACCACTAAAGAATAATCATCTATTAAATCTAATAAATCATTTGGTAAAAAATGTTCTTTTAATATAATATCAATATTATTGTGTAAAGGGTAAAAAAGTCCAAAAAGTGAACCATAAATATGTATAAAAGGCACAGTTACAATAACTTTATTTATTTTATAATCTTTTAATAGTTTTGTTAAATCTTCTATTTCTTTATCTATATTATCTTGTGTTTTTAATGCTGCAGTTGGAAATCCTGTACTTCCAGATGTAAAATATAAAAAGGAAAAATTTTGATGTTCAAATATATTGTTATTGTTGATTTCTTCATCAAACTCTTTTATATTTAGTTGGTCTAATTCATCTAATAAAGCTTTATTTGAACTATCAAAAAGAATTGATTTTGATTTAGAAAAATAAGATTTAAAGATTTTAAGAGCATTTTGTTTTTTACTATTTGAAGCAATATAAGATATTTTATTTTCTAAATTTTTATCAAAAAAGTTATCTTTAGTTATAGTATATTCATCTATGCTATTATCATCATTATGAATTTTTAGTTTCATTTAAAGAGCCTTTTAAAAAAATTAATAAAAATAAAATTGCTAGAATACCAATTGTAGATGCAATTCCTATTGAGAAAAGAGCATTTATATTAGAAAATATTAGAACTCCAAAACCTGCAAATGTTGTCAAAATTGAGTAAATTATTGCTTTGTCTGTATTTGAGTCTTTTTTATATGAACTTATATAAATACCATAATCAATAGAGATAGATAATATTATAAATAGCATAAAAATATGCAAAATATTGATATTTACAAACAAAGATATAGATAAAATAGAGGCAAAAGGGAAAAGAATAAAAC comes from the Arcobacter lacus genome and includes:
- a CDS encoding AMP-binding protein, coding for MKLKIHNDDNSIDEYTITKDNFFDKNLENKISYIASNSKKQNALKIFKSYFSKSKSILFDSSNKALLDELDQLNIKEFDEEINNNNIFEHQNFSFLYFTSGSTGFPTAALKTQDNIDKEIEDLTKLLKDYKINKVIVTVPFIHIYGSLFGLFYPLHNNIDIILKEHFLPNDLLDLIDDYSLVVTTPLYIKALNKINSKKDLNKSIFISSTAPLLADDAKEFKDKFNSNIIQIFGSTETGGIAYKYNNDELWQALPSVKLDIDIENRLKVKSPYVSNILYEKEFKNINQEVQTFDYVEFSENKFKLIGRSSQILKIAGKRYSTIQIENILEKVEGITKALVLVNSNNNSLRGELLDITLETHKEFLVKDIQNILKKELSNLKFSINLKIVDKIKTSSTGKKLAIQ